GATTGCTTCAGGAGGCGGACTTGCTCGAAGGAACGCACCTCTTGATAAAAACGGCAGGCTGTGCCGGTGAAGATTTTTATGACTACGGTTTCCAATTGGAGGGAGATACTTATTTATTCGCTGGTGAACTATGCGCCTTCATTTTGTTTGAGGACAGCAAAATCCAGACTGAAATGGCTCTTATCCAGCTGGAGGAACATCTGGTATTTAAGGCTGATGAAGGAACTTATTTTGCAGCCAAGCATTATACTGAACTAATATTGGGTATAGTAAAGGCATATGAAGTGAAAGTTGAGTTTTTAGACCTCGACAAATGGTTCAAAAAAATATAAAATAAAAAACGAGTGTATGCTTGTCATTACATACAGGCTGCCGCCTAAATTACAAAAAACTTTTTCAGGCGAACAGGCTTATTGTCTGCCTAATTTATGAAGGGGGCTTTATCATGGGATTGGCAATTATCTTCGCGTTAGTTACTCTGCTTGCCGGTTATGCAACTTTCTCGGCACTTAAAAACAAAAACGTCCTTGGAATCGTATTTGGCGGAGGAACGTTTCTGGTTCTTGGCTGGTTCACAGTCATGACAATCCTTAACCACGGATTCCCAACAGCACACTAAGTTAAATCACAGTAAAAGACCACCTTTGCCAGGTGGTCTTTTTGCATTCGTACCGTCTACTGCTTCAGCAGCTCGTTAACTCTGTTTACCTTTTCTTCCATCTTTCTTTTTACATCACGTCTGTCATCAATTCGAATATTAGTGGCTACTCGCTGGATACCTGCATTGAATGGGGCTTCATGAATCGCCTGGATCACCTCAAATAACACAGGGAGTTCACCCTCGATCAGGGTATTCATCGGGGTAAGTTGATAACGGATAATGCCCTGCTCTTCATATTGTTTAAGGATTTTTTGGATATCTGCCACATAGGAACTTACACTTGGTGTCTGAGTTCCTATTGGAATCACAGTTACATCTACGATTGCCATCATAATCTCTCCTTGCTGCCAATTTTATTTAACGAGTTCAATTATTTCCTTAGTTTCGATATTCAATACTCTTTCTAACTGGAACCCATAGAGGCACATCTTCCCGGAAGGGGAACAGGACAGTGGCTCATTTGATAATTCCGAGAAAATCATTTCCTCTTTTTTCGCCCCTAAGTCATAGCTCAACAGATCGAAGCCGCCATTATAGAGATCTGCTTCTCCCTGTTCCTTTGCCCGAAAATACATAAAAACCTTTTCATCCTCTATTAAATCATAATAAGGAACAACCCATCCAGAATAAGATGTTAGAAAAGGGGCAGTAAATTCAGCAACCGCAATTCCCCCATCCCTGGTGAAGGAATACAAGCCGAATCCAGGATTTTCGCCGTTTTCAACCTGGATGGTAAGTAAATACCTTCCTATAGAATCAAATTGATAAACTTCCTCGAACAATGTTTCAGAACCCTCTCCACTTACTGATACAGCTTTTAATGGGGCTTTTAATGAGATTCCATCCTCATCCCACTGTTGATATGCAAGTACATCCTCTGTAATCCATCTGACGAAAGGCTCAGGCAAGTGAAGTTCTTTCATGTTGGACTCTCTCAGGTCAAGTAAATGAGTGCTGAAATCCCATTCTTCACTAAAAGCAGAGATGACAAGCAAATTCTCATCGTATGGGTTCCATTCGAAGGTCAATTCATA
The nucleotide sequence above comes from Mesobacillus jeotgali. Encoded proteins:
- a CDS encoding DUF2759 domain-containing protein, which produces MGLAIIFALVTLLAGYATFSALKNKNVLGIVFGGGTFLVLGWFTVMTILNHGFPTAH
- a CDS encoding MTH1187 family thiamine-binding protein; translation: MAIVDVTVIPIGTQTPSVSSYVADIQKILKQYEEQGIIRYQLTPMNTLIEGELPVLFEVIQAIHEAPFNAGIQRVATNIRIDDRRDVKRKMEEKVNRVNELLKQ
- a CDS encoding YqgU-like beta propeller domain-containing protein; this encodes MKQVKENLYHTPFILWLVLIIITSAYSLSGCSRQLDASLHEDARHNTDRVKEVPGASFLGLEVIPLQMSAQEEFYKASGWVSDSEVLYISNNSENTSLLYLYNLLTGKKKLLYKSEHPIIAAEVSPKKEKVLIHSSASDKGILTVIDFSGRALYSVDIESYELTFEWNPYDENLLVISAFSEEWDFSTHLLDLRESNMKELHLPEPFVRWITEDVLAYQQWDEDGISLKAPLKAVSVSGEGSETLFEEVYQFDSIGRYLLTIQVENGENPGFGLYSFTRDGGIAVAEFTAPFLTSYSGWVVPYYDLIEDEKVFMYFRAKEQGEADLYNGGFDLLSYDLGAKKEEMIFSELSNEPLSCSPSGKMCLYGFQLERVLNIETKEIIELVK